The Cellulosimicrobium sp. ES-005 genome segment GGTCGCGCGCGGCAACGTCGCCGGGGCGATCTGCGGGGCGACCGTCTCGAACGTCGCCGGGATGATCGTCACGCCGCTGCTCGTGCTCTGGCTCATGAGCGGTCCCGGCGGCGCTGCCGGGGGAGCCGACGGTCCCACGGGCGGGCTCGGCGGCCTGCGCACGGTGCTGCTCCAGCTCCTGCTGCCGTTCGTCGTCGGGCAGCTCCTCCAGCCGTGGGTCGGGGACTGGGTCCGCGCGCGGCGCTGGCTCACGCTCGGCGTCGACCGCGGCACGATCCTCGTCGTCGTGTTCGGCGCCGTCGCCGCCGCGTCCTCGGCGGGCGTGTGGTCGAGCGTGTCCGGCTGGTCGATCGTCGCGCTGCTCGTCGTGAGCGCGCTCGTCCTCGCGGCGATGCTCGCGCTCACCTGGTGGGGTGGGGCGGCCCTGCGGCTCTCGACCGAGGACCGGGTCGCGCTCCTCATGTGCGGGTCCAAGAAGTCGCTCGCCACGGGCCTGCCGATGGCGAGCGTGCTGTTCCCGGTCGCCGTGGCCGGCGTCGTCGCCGTCCCGGTGATCGTGTTCCACCAGCTCCAGCTCGTCGTCTGCGCCGTCCTCGCGCGGCGCCTCGCGCTCCGCGACTGACCGCCGGTGCCGGCGGGACCCCGGATCAGGGGCGCGCGGCGACCTGCTCGCGCACCTGGCGCTTGGCGCGCGTGAGCATGCCGTTCATGCCGCCGATGCGCAGCGGGCTCACGGCCCGCGTGAGGCCGATCGACATGGGGAAGTCGTCCGGCACGTCGAGCACCTCCTGCACCGTCAGGCCCGACAGCCCCTGCGCGAGGATCGACGCGAACCCGCGCGTCGTCGGCGCCTCGGCGGGCGCGGTCGCGAAGAAGTGCACGACGCCGTCGTCGTCGACCTCCGCGAACGCGCGCACGGGCGACTGGCACTCCTCGATGCGCTCGAGCAGACCGGGCGCGCTCGCGTAGCGCTCCG includes the following:
- a CDS encoding SufE family protein, which codes for MSSSPDASSLPAALAEIREDFLALPERERLQLLLEFANELPDLPERYASAPGLLERIEECQSPVRAFAEVDDDGVVHFFATAPAEAPTTRGFASILAQGLSGLTVQEVLDVPDDFPMSIGLTRAVSPLRIGGMNGMLTRAKRQVREQVAARP
- a CDS encoding bile acid:sodium symporter family protein; its protein translation is MRAVLSRWVDPFVVTLLVVLVLGLVVPVGPGAQRVVDVVADVAVTVLFLVYGMRLSTREVWAGLRNWRLQGGILAATYVVFPVLGLVTAWAIEPLVGAPLAAGVLYLSLLPSTVQSSVAFTSVARGNVAGAICGATVSNVAGMIVTPLLVLWLMSGPGGAAGGADGPTGGLGGLRTVLLQLLLPFVVGQLLQPWVGDWVRARRWLTLGVDRGTILVVVFGAVAAASSAGVWSSVSGWSIVALLVVSALVLAAMLALTWWGGAALRLSTEDRVALLMCGSKKSLATGLPMASVLFPVAVAGVVAVPVIVFHQLQLVVCAVLARRLALRD